The region GCGCGACGAACACGGCGTCTGTTCCGGGTGGTTGCACGTTCTCTCCCGCTGGTGCTCCTGCACCGCGCCTCGTGGGTTGGGACGACGCGACCGAGGGCAGGTTACGGGATTTTTCGGGGTGGGGCATGGGGGGGCGGGGCGGGGGCGCATCGGGGGGCGGTGCATCGGGGGCTCGAGCGGCGCTTCCGCGGTGGAAGTGACCGGTGGGGTGACACCTGGGGAAGTTCCGCGCTGGAAGCGAGCTGCGCTTCCGCGGTGGAAGTGACCGCTCGAAGCACACCTGGAGGAAGATCCGAGAGCCGGGATCCGTGGCCCATCGGCAACAGGCCGGCCATGCCCGCCTCGCGAGGTCGACGGCCGGGGATCGGCGTTGCCCGCCCCTCCCCGGCCGAATCAATGCGCGCGGTGCTCGGGTGCTCCGATCAGTCGCGGCCGACGTCCTCGGTGACGCCGATCACGGGTTCGCGGGGAAGCTCGTCGGTGTCCGGTGCGTCGGGTGCCCGAAGTCGCAGGGCGAGAGCCTGGGCCCGCCGGGAGAAGTCGATGGACTCGCCAAGGATGCGCATCGCCTCCTGATCGGCGTGGAAGCCCTTCGAGTTCTCGCTGCTGATGTAGTCGAGGCGCCACATGGCCTTCCGCTGCAGTTCGAAGACCGGCGCGAGTTGCTCATCGGTCGCGCCGGCAACCTGCGCCTCGAGGATCGCATCGAGCATCTCGCTCATCGCGGTGCCGGCACGCTCGGTCATGGCGACCGTGCGCTTCTGGATGTTCTCCACCTTCTCCCGCAACTCCGACTCATCGACGTTGTGGCACGTCTGACACGAAGCGGCGACGGACTCCATCGGGCTCTGGACGTTGTGACTGCTGATCTTCATGGCGCCTTCGCGCTGGTAGGGCATGTGGCAGTCGGCGCAGCCCACACCACTCCGCGCGTGAACGCCCTGACTCCAGAGCTCGAACTCGGGGTGCTGCACTTTGAACACCTTCGCACCGGTCTCACCGTGCACGTAGTCGTAGAAGGGTTCGCCGTCGGGGAAGCTCTTCTGTTCCCAGTGGGCTTCGGCCTGATCCATGGTCAGGCCCTGGGCCCAGGGGAACTCGAGGACGTCGTTGCTGGAGCAGTAGTACTCGACGTGACACTGGGCGCACGCGTAGGAGCGCATCTCCGCGCGGGTGGCGTCGACGTTGGGGTCGTAGGGCGCGCTCCGGCTGCCCCGACGCCAACGTTCGATGCTCGGCAGATGTGGGACCGGCGCCTCGCCTTCGGCCAGGGCCTGGATCCCGAGCACGAAACCCGGCCGCGTGACGCGCAGCGCCATGGTTTCGGGATCGTGGCAGTCGATGCAGGCCACGGGGTGAGCTTCGCCCTGCAGCGCTCCGTGCGGATCGACGGGTTCACCGGCCATCTCTCCCGTGAATCCGCCGACGGGGGGTTGCGGTACGACGGGTTCGTTCTCGTTCGGCGTTCCGTCGGGTGCGGCGAGCAACAGGGCGTAGACCTCGTCGTACGGCAGGCGGCTGACTTCCTCGAAGCCCCGGATGATCGCCGGCATGTTCAGGTCGGCAGCAAGGGCCTCCTCGTCGGCCGGGAGCCCCATGGCCTCGAGGCCCACCTTGCGGTACATGACGGTGTTCGAGGCGTGGCAGTGCAGACATGCGCCGGCCTGCGGCTTCTTGGTCACACGCTCGGTCACGCCCTGGTCGTAGAGCATGTACGCGTGTCCACGCGCCTCGCGGTAGTCGATGCTGAAGGCGTACCCGGCGTAGAGTCGCTTCAGCCACGGTTGTTCCTCGAGCTTGCTGGCGGGCATGGCACTGGATCCGCCGTAGAACTCGTCGCCCGCCGTGGCCTTCCACCCGTCGAACT is a window of Candidatus Krumholzibacteriia bacterium DNA encoding:
- a CDS encoding ammonia-forming cytochrome c nitrite reductase subunit c552, producing MTNRENEHVSPAKSTTTSKRLLVVTFVATVIATLGVAWVLVTMVGHKQDERQRFVRVAEVSEISTDPEPWGRNWPQQFDGWKATAGDEFYGGSSAMPASKLEEQPWLKRLYAGYAFSIDYREARGHAYMLYDQGVTERVTKKPQAGACLHCHASNTVMYRKVGLEAMGLPADEEALAADLNMPAIIRGFEEVSRLPYDEVYALLLAAPDGTPNENEPVVPQPPVGGFTGEMAGEPVDPHGALQGEAHPVACIDCHDPETMALRVTRPGFVLGIQALAEGEAPVPHLPSIERWRRGSRSAPYDPNVDATRAEMRSYACAQCHVEYYCSSNDVLEFPWAQGLTMDQAEAHWEQKSFPDGEPFYDYVHGETGAKVFKVQHPEFELWSQGVHARSGVGCADCHMPYQREGAMKISSHNVQSPMESVAASCQTCHNVDESELREKVENIQKRTVAMTERAGTAMSEMLDAILEAQVAGATDEQLAPVFELQRKAMWRLDYISSENSKGFHADQEAMRILGESIDFSRRAQALALRLRAPDAPDTDELPREPVIGVTEDVGRD